In the genome of Fundulus heteroclitus isolate FHET01 unplaced genomic scaffold, MU-UCD_Fhet_4.1 scaffold_97, whole genome shotgun sequence, the window CGTGCTTTCTTCACATCTTTGCCAAATATTCTCATTGGACAATCTCATAAGAGAGAATAGAAAAgattgagtgttttttttgtgtgtgtgtgtgagtgtgtgcaagtTTTATACGTTTGAACTGCTTTTTCAAGGAAACACTGAAAAGCAAGGAGCCGGTTGCATCCAAAAAAACTCACAGCGCCCGGTCATCAGATTCACACCGAAGGTTTGCTTCTCCTAGCAACTTCCCTCCCTTGGTGCATGTTTGTGTCGGTTCAGGATTAGAGATGCCAGCTGCCTGTTCAGCATGTTTGAAAGAAAAGGGAGCGGGGGCCTGTTTTTCTGCCCCGCTTTCCCCACTTGGCCGCCCTACCCGACCAACTCGGTGGCCCGCACGCCCATCCGACCCTGTTCTGCAAAAGCCCACGTAAGCAACAAAGACGAGGCTGACAAAATAAGACGCGGGCCAAAGCGTGCTGGTACGCAGATCCGAACGCAGACAAAGCATCTAGACTGACAGAAAACATAGGTAAGCAAAGAGGCGCAGATGGTCCGCAGCTGAAGGGGCccgacagaacagaaacaacagCATGCAGACAAATCTGACTGCACAGCCGGAATAAGAAGCTGCGAGGATGACTCACTCGGCGTCGATACTGTAACACGTGCCGCGTGCATTCATGAAAAAATCATGCTGCCTAGGAATCTTCAAATCTACGTTTCCCAGACGAGATAAAAGGGCAGTTTCATCGCTGTAGTAAAAGCGTGtttaccttttctgttgatttaaaacacacacagacgatCCTTCACGCTGAACGCAGTAACAGATAAAACACAGATTCACCCTGTACATGAGAAGTGACAGCGTGTTTGTGCTTTACAGCCTCGATGTCAAATGAcataaaactgttttgtttttttaacctctgaATTATTCtttgtaataaattattaaaagcaATGCGCAGGAGGGGAAATTCAATACTGCAAAGTGAGAATTGCCAgaggaaaatgtcagagattttttttttttattgggataGAGAAGACAACAAAAAGATCCGAAATGACGAGTGGTTCAAGTTAAATGAGCAATCAAGAGTTTTGTAGGGAATTCTCTTTAGCAGAGGTGTATTTGTCCTGGTCAGCACAAAAGGTAAAAATTTACTTATCAAATAATATCCACATTTTTCTGCCAGTTAAGGCAGTGTGAATGACACTGCATAATTTAAAGTTCCTCAAATCATATTTGAGAAAATCTGTTGCCTTTGAGAGCACAGAATTCAGAAGAGCATGAAGattatggttttttttttctcagatggCATTTAAATGGTTTTGCGTGGGTTGGGCAATAGCTATCACTGTGGATGTTTTGCCACATGTTATGttgaaaaactgaagaatagGTTTACCAgctacttgtgtttttttataggATCTCTGTTTGAATTTCTTCAACATAATTAAATTAGtggtgcaataaaaaaaaaaattattccctCATTTTTCTTATTGGGTCACGaacactttgttgttgttgttgtttattttcccTGAGGATAGAATTCAAGAGAATGTGTTTATCCTATTTTTGGTAAAGgctagtgtttttgtttttgttttaaaagcttaaaatagaaataaaatgtctgtttattGATTATGTCACAACAACCTTTTCTTCTATAGTAGATATTCAGACcccttgtctttttttcaaagGCATAAATGACTCTTTGGGAGGTAAGAGCTGTTTGACACCATGTGAAAAAATAGCATGTTTGGctaaataatagaaaaatacaCCTAGACTAAACATGTGACtgactataataataataataagaagaattaATTTAAGATACTCCAAAAAGTGGAACCAGAATTTCAACCAGCGTCATGAATCAGCAAATATTGAGATCCTCGTcagtaaatacaataaataacaaGAATTGTGTCGCTAAAGCATCCCTATGCTATACATGTTCAATGAGATAAAAAGCAGCACTTACACATAGATATTGTAACATATTGGCTGTTGGTGCTGTTTGTGTTGTCATAACACTCCTACTCAGTGGAAATGCTTATGAACTCAACAGACATTTGGTGTCTTTTCCACTGTTAATATGCGGATCTGATGCTGAAATGTGTTGGAGGCAACTTGTTTAAAGGGAATTCAAACACAGAAAACTCCGTCGAGATTTAAAGTCCGGCTCCGACGCGTCTCTGAATTATGTCGGCAGTTTGTGCAACAGTTTTATATGTAATTCTGGTTGAGAAAGACTCAACCATCAAAAACATGCTagtttatataaaaaacaggCATCTTAGTCATATAAATGTGAAGTGAAAATatcaaatttgtgtttttattttgaaaaaaaagcacaaatccattaatttgtttaaactcaaacaaaaccctaaaaaaaaaaaaaaaaaaaatcagtcattATATAATGTTGAATCTGAAGTAGTATCACTGCCTGTATAGAGTgaatttttgtttctgttgctgtttttttatcctttctgtGCTTTTCATGGGCGCTGCCATCTTGGCATCCAAATAACGTGCAGTCACTCAAATCATGATATTCAGAATTGTGACTTCCCAACTGCACCAGGACCCGGATACCAACATGCGATCGATCCAAGGCAATATATCTAAACATGCCGGAATGCCGTGCATATGGTTGCAGAGATAAACCACATGCATACAAAGGGAACTCCTTTGTTAAAACACAGAATTTACTGACTTTGTGAAATCAACACTGTGAAAAATGTCAACTTGAACAATTAAAAGGTGTCTTTACACTCTCCTTGGTTCAGTTTTTACGTCACTTCCAGGCTTTCCGGTTCAGTTAATAATAGCCACGCTAGAAGATTGCTTTTTTCCATAAACTTTTTGTTTATGCACATTTAGAAATGCCGCATTATAAAAGGTTAATGTAAGCTGCAAAACTCAAATTAACTGACTAAATTTCGCAAAAAAAGATTTACGCTCACATGAGGTGGTTTtagactttttcaaaaaaacagtaaatgtgctaaagaggagatggaaacacaattagttctgacgtagcgaacatttacctcacgtttctagctgtttctgctgccggcGTCTTCCAGGATGTTCCCATTACGTTTGAAAACAGGACTGCTTTTCATAGACTCATCCATGAACACAGCAAGTAAATAAATCGCCGCATTCTTTAAATActcgctccattactgatctgtggtccgtgCCAGTTAGCAACCCCTACTTCCTGTTTtcgttttaaaagtttgctcaaaatccACTTGAGAATTGGATTGAAAAATGGCTATAATCTGCCATCGTAAATgggttggggttttttttgggaggggggacAAAACAACtgtggcaaaataaaataaacgaaaatgtaaaacatttgaaCTCGTATTAAACGTGAGCTTTTCTAAACAGTGTTATCAGTAATTTGGAGACCCGACTGAAGTGGTAAACTGCAAAGAGTACAAAAAAGAAGGTTTAAAGAATATCCTATCAGTACAATCCTGAACTTCTCCAAACAAAAGCCACATCTAATGCTGGAGCTGTTGAGGAGGAGGGATCGGCCTTTGTCCGTTAAACACCCTCCCAGATTCCTCTCGCTTCAACCCGAGTATTTCGTTTCGCCTTGTCCCTGTTTCCAATCTCCTTTCCTCTGAGGCGTGCGTGCATGCCTTCgcttttctcctcctctgtcttccTTCTCTTTTCCCAAACACAGGAGAAATGACCCAGCTGGCTGAGAGTCAAGAATCAGTCTCACCGATGAAAGAAGTGAAGCTGCCAGCAGTGACGATGGGctgaatcacaaaaaaaaaaacgccataAAATCAAGCTGCGTCTGCACCGCTTGGGAAATGTCCCCATACACATTTAactttttcccccattttatCACGTTAGAAACACAAACCTCAACGCATTTTCTTGAGATTTCACATGATAGACCAGTAGTTCACAAGTAGAAGGGGAGAAACAAATAGACATTCTTTTTATAATACTTTAAAAATAAGTGTTGCATTTGTGCGTTGTGTGCATTTACCCCTCCCTCCAATGCCCCCAAACAGAATTCAGCACAGCCAAGCCGACATGTCATTGTAAAACGTCTTTATTGTGACACTGAATGGACACAAAGAGAACCTGCCTCCGGTATACAGCACACACACGCAGGTCTGTTCCACGTCTCAGCCGCGTTTCGCAACAGGGTCGGGAAAAGTGCAGTCCATCATCCCAGTGTGGCCCGTGCACATCACCGCCGCTCCTGTTTGGCATGTAAGCGCCAACACTCCCCACACTCCTTCTGTTGAATGTTGAACCTCGAGGCCATTCTGGGGGGGGAGGCAGTGCCTGGAATTTTACGCACGAGGCTCATCTTTCCATGCGTGAGCTAATGGCCGACCTTGGTCCTCCGGTGTTGCCATAGCATGCCGGAGAACGGCGCCAGAGGAATGCTGCCTGTGGCTGTGTTTGTTTGGGAGACTCTGCCGACAGGGTACTGTCCTCCTCTCTGAGGGCAAAATGTGGGCtcgttaaaaaataaataaataaaaaaaataaaccatctGTCGTCCTAGTAGAAGGGAGCCACTTCGAGGTTTCACCAGTTCAGTGGAGCTTATCAGCGATGCGTACCAGGCCACACTGAGATTGGTGTACAGGTGTTGCACTGAAGTAATTGGCATATAGAAAACCCTCGATGAAGAGGAACCTATGAGTCAGAGTTCTTGAAATGTCATTTGACTCCCTCACCTACATAAAGATGACCCTTTCTGTTGTTCGAGCGTAATCTGTCATAGAGTTGTTGTTGTCTGTGAACGCGCTCAGGTAAAACACTAAAAAACCTGTTCTGATTCTGCAGAAACGGGCATCCTGTTGCACCGCAGGAAGCCCTGAATCCTAACCCGGGGTCCGCCTGGATTCAGAGTTAAACTGAAACTTAACTCTGAATCCAGTCGTCTTCACGGGTTGGACTGTTTGGCGCAAACTGGGTCAATTATTGGCGACCAAACAAGGGTTTTGTAATCTGCTTTAAGAGAGCTCGTTATCTATGCATGTCCTCGATTCTGTCTCTCCTCTGGTCAAGTGCTCGACGCGATGAGACCGAGccgagaaaaacaaaaggatgaaaaaaaaagtgccaaaaaaataagagagagcagcagatggaaaaaggaaaaacaaagccgGAGGGGAGAGAGCTAAACATTAAATAAGAAGTCGGGTTCCTGTCGGAAAATATTTCTCTTATTGGGGAAGGCTGAGACTGAGGTGCATcttttttatggaaaaaaagtgGTGCAGGTGGCCTCTTCACTCTCAGCATTCTTAtgtgtactttttatttttaaataaaccagaaTAGAAGAAGagcaggtttttatttatttattttattgatattttagaTCACTTTACCTTCGGTCAACCCCCCCAACCTAACCTCCCCCCTGCCACAGGTTTAACACACTGACTCTGGTGTCTGAAACATTGTATCACACTGGAACACGATGCTTTAGATGGTTCAGACAACTGTCGCCAAGACATTAAACTACAACCTTTATAGCTCAGACTGAATCCTGCCTTGACTTTTTATCAAATCAAACTCATCCCATGGTTAACTTTAAGTTAATAATAGATCTGTCCTAGAGTATCTATAAATTGGACTACTTTTAGCACATTTTACATCATCAGCTGGACGCTGTGTTGGGCTGACATGTGTTTAAGTCTAAAGTTAACAGAGAAACCTGTCTTGATACCAGATCTGAAGCTCTAGCAGTGCAGCATCAAGTGATATTTCAAGATATCTAGACTAGGGTTCTGTTGAAAGGTTGGGGACAGTTAATATTTGAGTTTACCTGAAATAGATAACTTTTCTGTTTCCCAAAACAACTCCAGTCTGTAAACCGTCTTGACAGTTTATGGGTAAGCTATTTGTTGAACCTGTAAACCGTCGCCCCCTTTGCACTGGCCGATTATTTGTAAAGATGCAGATGATTAATTGCACAGGAGGCAGGATGTGGAGCGCCACCAATTTTCTTGTACATACTTCTGCTTCaagtcagagaagcagcctcctgttcatatatatatatatatatatatatatacctatatatgtatacagtatacagtttatatatatatatatatatatatatatatatatatatatatatatatataaaatatatatatatatatatatatatgtatacagtgtacagtttttatatatatatatatatattatatatatatgtatacagtgtacagtttatatatatatatatatatatatatatatatatatatatatatatatatatatatatatatatatatatatacatacacacatctATTTGCCTATGTTCAGGCAGTTGTTCTGATCTGTAACACTACATGTTCACACAGGAGGACTTTTGTTGTTGCGCCGCCTCCAACTTCTGTTTCCTGTGGACAATTAGCATTAGCTTCCTCATAAACGGCCGCTAATTTGTAAAGGTTCTAAAAACAAGAGTTTGCATAAACGATTAGGCTGCTTTTGAGAttgttttaaatctgcttttgtcTTGGGCCCCTTTACTGTTAGCGTCTGCCTTCTAGGAAAAACTATTCTGGATTCCTACTAAATTCAAATAACAAGAAATATTTActgtttaaaaccttttgaCAAAACCTCCCATAAAAAAACCCATTCTGAACTATCCTCTTAAGTCATACCTGGCTTATAGGAGCTTTATTTACAGCAACCTTGGCTGCAGTGGTGAGAAGACAATTGGCTTTGTCCACAGACGTGGTAATCCTACCCTCTCTGCTGGGCATCGACTGGCAGCAAGCGAGCACCATCAAATATGCACGACTTTTCAGATAATACTGGACAGATTATGGCTCAAAGCACGGCCAGCTATGGAGACTACAACAAGAAGTGGTGCTGTGGGCCCTTCACAAAACGTGATTGATAgtagggaaggaaaaaaaaagctctttaatttttaattaaacaaatacatttttaagaacaAAACTCATACATGGGTTTCCTCTAAACTCTGTAAATATGATCCTCTATCAgacaacaaatacattttctcaGGCTATCTTTTGATGTTTAAACTTCCCCTCGCAGGACTCCCGCTCATATTTATTCGCCACGAAACCAGCTTCtctctaaaaacacaaaattcacACGCACTTTCCCCTCTTTCGAAACGGCGTTCGCTGCATTTTACCCCCGGTCCGCAATGCTGCAGAAAGCCTCGTCCGTTttgaaacagcaacaacaaccgcACAGATTAACCATGGCACATTCCCGGACCTAATGGGACTGGACACATTtgttaacattaaaaacaaaataaaataaaccccaaaggaaatTAGATTACACTCCTATCTTGTGCCGGGGCTGCTCGCGTCCCTCAAGGCTGATAAGATGTCCAATTATTTGGTAATTTAGTTCCGAGGAGCTGGAGAGAGTCTGATCTGCTTGAGTAAGCAGGGCAAGTGTAGCTTTGTACGTTGCTACAACTCGTTCAGCCCTTTTTCTTTAGGCCCTTATGACTGAGTTTGATCGTCACTCAGATGCACTCATGGCATGTTTTTAAGGGGGAGATGGCTCTTGGATACAGTATTGTGCTTCGCCGGGACAAATGCAATCGATATTCGCACGTGGGACACAAAGGAGGATGACACATAGCAGGTATCAGTCTCAACAAAGACGGGCGATGGGTTGCAGCGGCTGAGTTTGGGGGGGGAGCGATGGAAGAGGGGGCAAAAGCTGGACTTGAGGAGGACCGGGGTAGGTTTGGGGTTGAAGGGGAAAGCTTCAGACTGGACTTGCAGAGGGGTAATGAGGagtcagagcagcagctgacTACTGTTCAAAGGATAAGAGCtggaggctgcaaaaaaaaaaaaaagttaaataaaataaatggtggGGACACAACATCTACAGTACATCTACTGGACCAAAGccatcagagagaaaaaaaaaaagacaggatgGCTGGAGGCTGGAGGAGAAGGGGGGGTAGTCTCTTGGAGACGGGGTGAAGGGGGCCAGGGGGGAATAAAGCCGATAGTCTCACTCACGGTAGAACACATATTCAGTGTAGCTGGTCCAGATCTTGTCGTCCGTCTGCTCGTGGGCAAAGGCGCAGGTTCCTGTGGAGTTGCAGGCCACCATGTGAAAGCCTGCGTCCGCCAGCTTGTCAAAGGCCTGCTCCAGAAAGGTGAACTTCAGGTAGTAGCGCGAGGTGTAGCGCTCGGGGGGGCGGTCCGGGTCGCGGCTCTCGTTCAGGGTCTCCCCGAACACCTCCTTGGCCAGGGAGGTCTTCCCGCACACCATGATGCGCGCCACCCGCCGGAACTTGGCGTCGGTGTGGCTGTCGCGGCCAAGAGTGTACGAGCCCCGGTAGCCGATGGTGATGAACCCGGAGCGCTTGCCGTCCGCGGGGCCGGGCACCAGGCTGGCGcaggcggccgccgccgcccCCAGCGAGCCCAGGCTGCGCGCCGAGTCGAAGCCGGGCGAGGAGTCCTCCGGGTCGCTCGGACACCCCTCGTCCCCCAGCGAGTTCTGCTTGCTGATCTTGGGCGCCAGCAGCTTGACGAGCTCCGGCAGGTTGAAAAACTCAGCCTCCCTCTGCAGACGGCCGCGCTCGGGGAAGTGGTCCGGGAGGACCAGTTGCTGGTCCCGCATGTAGTCCAGGATGTAGCGGAACAGAAAACCATCTCGGTCGACGAAGAAACGCCCCTTGGTGTCCCTGGCCAGCCCTTTGGCTGATTTCTGGCTGAACATCTCCCACAGCAGAGAGTCTGGCACGCTGGTGAGGGTAGAGTAACGCGTTATGTACACCTGGCCGCCGACATTGAGCTCTATTATTTCTGGGAAAGGAAACTCCTCCCCAGATATGCCACTATCCGGCAAAGCCATCGAGGCAGCTTTGCAAAGATATTTTGCGGAGAAAAGTTCAAAGGCTTCACAGTGTCCGCAGTTCCAGGTCCTGcggctgcttaaaaaaaaagaaaacctgttgtgCGCAATCGCCCTGCGCGTACAAcgacaaaataattaaaaacgaTCACAAACAAACTCTCTACATCAACTAAAGAGTTCCTCCGTGACTGCTAGAACATTGCGCCTCTTATTTCTCTCGGCTGCAAACGGATCCGCTGCGTCTTACGTCCGTTACGCACAGATAAAAATGTTGTGTCCTGAGGATGAAATTGTGCCTCTCTGTGCAGGAAATCCTCCGCTTGCACAACGGCTCATAATAACGACTTCTCTTGTTCCGCTAATATCACGGGGATGCCCAGCTGGCGCAAACAGGATCAGGTGGCCCAACTTCAATTAGGCAATCCATAGTTGGAGAGAGCCGCAGTTGTCCTGCTGCGAAGAAGAAGCCCGGAGAGGAAGCTCGATGTGGGAGACGCAGTGAAAAAAGGATGTCGGAGTCCAAAAAAAGACCTCCGCGGCTCCCATCGCCCGGATCCAGACTCGACTTGTTCGGCGGCCCAGCTCCGCTCCTCTCGCCCCTGAGTCGAGCTGCGCCTCAGACTGCAGCGTAACGCAGAGAACGCACGGGCGTTATTGCTCTCGGTTAGCCACGCCCACCGCGGTGACGCGCCGCTGCCCTGATCCAGGTCAAGAGATCCCGTCCGCCGAGAATAGCAGCTTCCAAAGCCGGCCGAACTTTAACCGTGCGGAGAAAGAATAATGCTGGCCAGGTTTACCCAAAGGGAAGTCACTTCATTTCTGTGATGTCGTGACAGAATAATTTCATCGCGATCTAAAATATTGCTCTTTTAATTGACAGTCAGATTAGCGCCCCACACCCATTCACAAATTTAGAGACCCTGGAAACGTTAACGCGTGCaggtaatattatttttttaactctcGTTGATTGTGTCACATGCAGATGGAAGAACAGCGACATCTAGTGTTGTAATGGCAACTAGCGTTCATTTCACAGAAACGATCACTCCTGATCCCTTTAACCACTTTTGTCATTATTAAAACTATAGAATTATagtaaataaagcagaaaatattgtagccgatcaggaaaaaaagatactttttactgattttaaataaaagtgttatCCTCAGCTAGAAGAGACCAGGTGCATCACTATATAATTGCACTATCATTTagactgattttatttcagtaacttgcTTAAGAAAAGCAGAAACTCGTATACAGATCAATTAAccacaaaaacatttctttaagaatttatttttgttaaccTTTAGGATTATAggttacagctaatgaaaacacaaaatccaGTTTTGGAGCATCAGTCCATGAGCTGCATCATTGATGCTGCAGTAATCTGTATTATTTGAGGCCTGATCAAGAATCCCCTCCGTCAATCGCGCAGTTTGTTCAGCTAATAATGCTATATTTAAATGTTCCTTTTAttgatgttaaaataatgtCACTAGAAGCTGCATTTTTGATTTCCTTCAGCCGTaatctttaataattaaaaataataacaccTAAATATGTCACAACATAGGTAAGGCTTGGTAGGCTGTTTGAACTGAGCTGGTGAAATAGATTCCCCTATCAGTGATGTCCACTTCATGTCTTTTATGTTCTTTATCACATGGTGACCATGAGTGGTTTGAGGTGTCTATAAATGTGATGTTATCTGTTCAGATGTTTCAGCAAATCTACTcagacaaaagacaaaacaagaccTGTTCCAGTTGTAGCTTTGGAAAAGATGAACAAAACTTCTTCAGATCAGAAATCCCTAAGGATTTACCaagtttatttcttattctgaatagaaacaattaagtgcTGTGATTGTATGCGTTCTctgtgtttgttaatgtatgaatataaacaattaggctttgaatgttagtgaagcttgttccagtgaaactaaagaCGTCTAGTCCAGGATTTACTTAGCatattcctttgttaatgttatgtttttattttcctttgtaaTATTTCCGTGtggtggttttctgtttgtgtacTTTGAACCGTCTTGTTACTggaaagtgctatataaataaactttgtgCAGTTCTGGGTTGTCTGAGCTACAGAGGTTGTGGATGTTAATGTTGTGTCATATTGTCTATCAGCTTATGTGGCGCGCTCATGTGTTTCTCCATCTTGTATGGAGGGAGATTGCTTTATTCTTTAATCATACTGACAAAAACACCCCAGTAAAGTGAGAATAACGTGAATGTTGCAGATATCCGTACACTTGTGTGTGCAGAATTATTTATGAGCGGAGACCGAAGCCGACTGCAGGGGTCTACTTCAAATTCAGAGCTGGCCACCTGAAAGCTTGCGGCGTTTGCCTGGTCTGGGAATGCAGCTTTCGCATTTTAGGCTGCAGACACTCCAGGTTCTCAACCCCGTTGAAAATGCTGAGAGGATTTTTGATCAAAACACCCCAGCTTTCTGCTGTCGTCCATGCCGGGTGTCCAGGAAGTTGTGGTTAGCATTGGCTCAGCTGTCATTAAAGCGGTATTAATGTGAAGCCCTTTCATCTGATGCTTATCTAGAACTTACGCGTTTTAGAGACAGGTCGTCTCTCCGGTGACATCCCCAGTCAGACAGGGATGTTAGGACCCTCAGATGATTTACAGTCTGCCATGTTTACCTCCAGTGAGACGCGCCTGTGTTTTAACACATTTGAAGCACCAACTATACTACagcatagggctgggcgataaatcgatttaatcgattaatttgaatttacaattctttaagatttcatttttggaaaatctggattttattttgccaatacactcattgggtttccatgaagagaacagcatgtgatgctgaatatatgtttaggcaaaagtattgtcaaaatattgttaagtgaaaactcttttttataccataatacgaggtacttcatttacttatttactttttttttaacttagtttgaagttcacaagtgcagtgaagcctgttcttagctcaatgtgtaataccactagcagcaaatgttttgttatattttcattgtttataatggcacggctgccatcttgttttacaggcatgtttcacagcttgtttttagttgcactttgaattcaggtcaactctcTGATGAAATACTTGACATAAaggcaaggttttaaaataatttctttaatttctttttatgaaacaaaaaggaggaaaaaaaatcgatcaatcggatttggtatgataaaaatCGGAGATTtgatttttaatccatatcgcccacccTACTACAGCAACGCTCTTGAAAATGGTCCGGCACAGGTCCCTCAGAGTATTAGTTTTATCTTGATGTGCTCTGATCTTGGACTTCACCTTCTTGGGTTTTGTGGTCTCGACTACACAACATTTTTTGACACTGGAGTTGTTTTAGGATGGTAGAGGTCTGGTCTTGGCCCCTCTACAACTAGAAGACAAACTTCAGCCTCCCGGTCCAAATGATTTGGATTTCTACCAAACGAAGATGCCATGGAAAACCATTGCCGCTGGTCAGAAACTGACCTCCTATAAGGCTCCAACAACAACGCATCCTTTCAAGCGACCTGGCTCTAACTTTTCCATCCTGCCGTGCATGTCTCCAACGCACGGGGCCCCTTTCTGACTAACAATTGGACAAGTTTCGCCCATCTCCAGCCAATCTGGCGCTGGTTTCCCCGCAGACCCGGCGGTCTCCAGCTGGCTCGCACCACTGCAGACTCCTCGTTAGCAATCTGCTTTGAACGACGGCGGTTATGTGGGCCATCATCGAGGCTGGACGTGATGCGGCAAAGCTTTCCTGTCGGTGAGGCGAActgatcacacacacacaccctccttCCAGATCCATCAGCA includes:
- the LOC110368838 gene encoding BTB/POZ domain-containing protein KCTD12-like isoform X2, translating into MALPDSGISGEEFPFPEIIELNVGGQVYITRYSTLTSVPDSLLWEMFSQKSAKGLARDTKGRFFVDRDGFLFRYILDYMRDQQLVLPDHFPERGRLQREAEFFNLPELVKLLAPKISKQNSLGDEGCPSDPEDSSPGFDSARSLGSLGAAAAACASLVPGPADGKRSGFITIGYRGSYTLGRDSHTDAKFRRVARIMVCGKTSLAKEVFGETLNESRDPDRPPERYTSRYYLKFTFLEQAFDKLADAGFHMVACNSTGTCAFAHEQTDDKIWTSYTEYVFYRSSPAISEPVTSDPPAPDEVITSEPAAPHHELIPVDLGSTGRTKSLPETSCSSMLDLHKPIPPPLTPPPPPLPLVADIPDLPLPSPPVLPPPPLSTKSASTSSPPPPPLSTKSASTSSPPPPPLSTKSASTSSPPPPPPLSTKSASTSSPSPPPFSTKSASTFQPPPPPPLGDSPQRPTTLNIKTLPRSTARENGGPPHRADDDEDERKMLEEDLKKCIEDFKRIRLPTVFPDRKRHWQNDLLKKYNA
- the LOC110368838 gene encoding BTB/POZ domain-containing protein KCTD12-like isoform X1, yielding MALPDSGISGEEFPFPEIIELNVGGQVYITRYSTLTSVPDSLLWEMFSQKSAKGLARDTKGRFFVDRDGFLFRYILDYMRDQQLVLPDHFPERGRLQREAEFFNLPELVKLLAPKISKQNSLGDEGCPSDPEDSSPGFDSARSLGSLGAAAAACASLVPGPADGKRSGFITIGYRGSYTLGRDSHTDAKFRRVARIMVCGKTSLAKEVFGETLNESRDPDRPPERYTSRYYLKFTFLEQAFDKLADAGFHMVACNSTGTCAFAHEQTDDKIWTSYTEYVFYRSSPAISEPVTSDPPAPDEVITSEPAAPHHELIPVDLGSTGRTKSLPETSCSSMLDLHKPIPPPLTPPPPPLPLVADIPDLPLPSPPVLPPPPLSTKSASISSPPPPLSTKSASTSSPPPPPLSTKSASTSSPPPPPLSTKSASTSSPPPPPPLSTKSASTSSPSPPPFSTKSASTFQPPPPPPLGDSPQRPTTLNIKTLPRSTARENGGPPHRADDDEDERKMLEEDLKKCIEDFKRIRLPTVFPDRKRHWQNDLLKKYNA